A region of Dermochelys coriacea isolate rDerCor1 chromosome 1, rDerCor1.pri.v4, whole genome shotgun sequence DNA encodes the following proteins:
- the SON gene encoding protein SON isoform X46, with protein MAELPLAAAGPAGGGRLGLQAVTAPDPRPARRGRPMAGGHKGNASAAGAGPWLLAVVHCGVVEDPRCGWRGSRAVGLSWRLTSSRSFGPLWSASSGRSRRSRSSSSSWAGVEEDSVKNTSPCTKRGPTDEVEDEIPRKKSKKNKKHKSKKKKKKKKKKRKKEKKHKKQPKESKLSAQYGERADLQPASHSETEKLGSKLITRHGGHADSDLAGQMQPEELGTKLSAEYMGHSIKRLTPHLLSDSESSVEKLGSEKTNLALTDTHSTINSETSKLDTLEENTSTMKIQEQANVKLLVNKTHESIYHIAINMNAKDEPLPVKDTENGNVSTNRTGVAGKSEIEKDLEAIPASEITEELKDSEATLESMCVVEVKELETTLESETMAKIKCSEAILKSLTMATSEGFDAPLESVAIAELNATVESVAVTNDLVVTPTSVVVMEMKALEETAGSVVMTDIKDLETTLETVGVAEAKSLEGGLEFVTEPDDLVATSKSVAEAEVNGLEATQKSASVVQVKGSEAALEPVAMQEAKDLERTLESVALGKGSQTTLEPVVNAKDLEAALKFVVEMKDLEVTPESLHMEEVKGAEGTLESVAMAIDLEGTLKLAPVAEAKDSDAASLSPQMEDMKDSKGFLESVAMIKGPEAILDPIGVAEGLETILEPAGVAEEKDLEGIPESLHIQDMDNSLEPVVMRTGLEVALEHVAVVKSAEATPLSMQMEEVKDLEGALVESVAVAKGSEAALEHVVLAEKKAMEPTSLSLQMEDVKESEGVLESIAMEEGSEATQGPVTEAKNLKAILESVSEVRGSEPAPLSLQMEDVKGSEGGVKSLAIAKGSKPTLKAVAVGEGRGSEATLLSLEMENVKDDEEALESVARAIGSEPTLEPVAIAEAQGLEAVLSLQMENVKDSEGALESVATAKDLEAPLEPVAEVKDSEAMLQSLQMEDVKELEGTLESVVVTKGLEATLGPDAEEKDAKTPPLSLQIEDVTESEGVLESVSVVKLKALEAAFESVVMVEVKDLNKPVQAESEVTAQFKELEAIPKFLCMEGDLVITPESETTSEVKNLEIIGQSESLAEVKDLESTAESEAVAESKDSETTKESQVVMEVKYLKTIPQSQVMTEVSDLKISPHTEVEVMKGFETATKSDATIMEVEDSESTLESRAVVEVKDPEATLESEAITGIKYSKKILESEATTELKHSEASPESLHLTDLKDSGKTPEPEVIMRMKDSKTTQKSKPIALGKDSEASQELLHVMVKDLQSTPEPETVTVVKDLKETLECETVVAKDLETTLKSEAIMDVKHSKAAPESLYKAKVKDSEAVPESLYSSKVKVAELALELEAAAKVKDLKETRESKVMVDVKDLETASESVIRMKVKDLEEIPERWESVDVKILETSPESEKTVEVKYSEATPEAQVLTETKDLEETLESLYTAEVEELEKITESMPMVEVKESEAVMDLKFSATTVKSEKTVEVKILEDTPVSLTVEKLKNSKACLEFLHPEEMKDLEADVEAEASTDLKDMEETLGPAQVKYSEAVLKSVGIAERKHLGTTVENPNAVLDLEPVLKSQHTVDLKFPETHQIPELKVEVKDSEAALESEAITEVNDLQVTPESVAMVEVKNLKAVPDSLHTVHVNNLEATPEFVAAAEMKNLEAVPESVVVLAEVKDLEVVPVSLHTVGVKDFETTPESVVVAEEVKDLEAALELAAAVKDLGAPPESMAAVAAAEVSGVPPESVAVVKENDEDLFKKKKAYEKSNKSSDKNKQDAKKLKRSKSKSLSRSRKRKKKSRSRSVSKHLKCKRARSRSRNYSDSRKKHSTSYDKSRSRSVEKRRGKDSSWRSRRRRSRSSDGVKSRSRSIDKREGKDSSWRSRRRRSRSSDHLKSKSRSVEKREGKDSSRRSRRRRSKSSDRFKSRSRSVEKRERKDSSQRSRRRHSKSLDRLKSRSRSRSVEKKGHKDSSWRSRRRRSKSSDRLKSRSRSVEKRERKDSSWRSRRRRSKSSDRLKSRSRSRSFEKRGGKESSWRSRRRRSKSSDRFKSRSRSFEKRGGKESSWRSRRRRSKSSDRLKSKSRSRSFEKRGSKASSWRSRRRRSKSSDRLKSKSRSRSVDKRSGKESSWRSRRRRSKSSDRLKSRSRSVEKRGGRDSSRRSKRRRSKSSDRLKSRSRSVEKRGGRDSSRRSKRRRSKSTDHHKSRSKSVEKIGSKESSRRSKRRRSKSSDRLKSRSKSVEKLGTKESSWRSRRRCSKSFDGLKSRSRSKSVEKRESKGSSRRSRSKRSKSFEHHKLRSKSVERIEVQEPSQWSRNSCSKSSEGQKSRSKSVEEVEAQEPSQRSRSSRSKSFERHTSGSKSVEEIEGKESSPRSRSSRSKSSERNKSRSKSVEEIVVQEPSQRSRSSRSKSFERHKSRSKSVEQVEVRKPSGMSQSSRSKSFEHLQCRSKSVAGIEVQELSQRFRSSHSKSSECVTSESKSVQEIEAHEPAERSRSSCSKSPELQKSRSKSVEKIEGKDSSQRSRSSRSRSSERHKSRSKSVEEMEVVEPSQRSRSSRSRSSERHTSRSKSVEKIEAEDSSQRSRSSRSKSSERHKSRSKSVEEIEVEEPSQRSRSSRSRSSERHTSRSKSVEKIEAEDSSQRSRSSRSKSSERHKSRSKSVEEIEVEEPSQRSRSSRSRSSERHTSRSKSVEKIEAEDSSQRSRSSRSKSSERHKSRSKSVEEIEVEEPSQRSRSSRSRSSERHTSRSKSVEKIEAEDSSQRSRSSRSKSSERHKSRSKSVEEIEVEEPSQRSRSSRSRSSERHTSRSKSVEKIEVKDSSQRSRSSRSKSSERHKSRSKSVEEIEVEEPSQRSRSSRSRSSERPTSRSKSVEKIEVKDSSQSSRSSRSKSSECHKSRSKSVEEIEVEEPSERSRSSCSKSSERHKSRSKSVEEMEVVEPSQRSRSSRSRSSERHTSRSKSVEKIEAKDSSQRSRSSRSKSSERDKSRSKSVEEMEVVEPSQRSRSSRSRSSERHTSRSKSVEKIEAKDSSQRSRSSRSKSSERHMSRSKSVEKIEAKDSSQRSRSSRSKSSERHKSRSKSVEEIEVEEPSQRSRSSRSRSSERHTSRSKSVEEIEVEEASQRFRNSRSKSSERHKSRSKSVEEIEVEEPSPRSRSSRSRSSELHKSRSKSVQEIEVEEPSQRSRSSRSRSSERHKSRSKSVEEIEVEEPSQRSRSSRSKSSERHKSRSKSVEEMEVQEPSQRSRSSRSKSSERHKSRSKSVEEIEIQDPSQRGQRSRSRSSERHTSRSKSVEKIEGKDSSQKSQSSRSKSPELQKSRSKSVEKIKGKDSSQKSRSSRSKSPELQKSRSKSVEKIKGKDSSQKSRSSRSKSPELQKSRSKSVEKIKGKDSSQKSRSSRSKSPELQKSRSKSVEKIKGKGSSQRFRSSRSKSPELQKSRSKSVEKIKGKVSSQRSRRKRSKSSERHKSRSKSVEKVEGKESSQRSRNKHSKSSERKLQKHDSELRSRRNRSRSVTRKRLSKSKSNHRSRTRSLSRSRHRRRTRSRSVSKRRRSLSRERHKRSQRNRSRSADRRRRRSNSRDHRIVLRLRTRSRTPIRRKRSRSVGRRRSSSKSPVRLRRSRSPGRRRCYSRSPDRQRRSRSSDKFSSRSPKRLTDLDKAQLLEIAKANAAAMCAKAGVPLPPSLLPIIAPAKKEEKVTQKSARDTIKELTEKCKKIAQSTDDVIVNKPHDSDEEEEERPFYNHPFKLNEPKPIFFNLNTTPIVKPAPKNQVTLTKEFPVSSGSQHRKKEADSVYGEWVPVEKSKEESKDDVFPKPALAQTVDISTAMNERTMAQKRLTENTFDLEAMCLLNRAQEQIDAWAQSNSLPGQFTGSTGAQILSSDELSNSGPQAWIRKDQFLRAAPVTGGMGAQLMRKMGWREGEGLGKNREGTVEPILVDFKTDRKGLVAVGEKTQKRSGHFSVMKDLSGKHPVSALMEICNKRRWSPPVFVLVDDSGPDHRKHFIFKVMVNGHEYRPIFPALIRSMLKPQQQLRLSKRWDLYQRTACPMPPSSGVPHTARYCFLY; from the exons ATGGCggagctcccactggctgcggcgGGCCCGGCCGGAGGCGGCAGGCTCGGGCTCCAGGCGGTCACGGCCCCGGATCCCCGGCCTGCGCGGAG AGGGCGACCAATGGCGGGAGGGCATAAAGGGAACGCGTCGGCGGCGGGGGCTGGCCCCTGGCTTCTTGCAGTGGTGCATTGTGGGGTAGTGGAGGACCCGCGTTGCGGATGGAGGGGGAGTCGAGCCGTGGGGCTGTCATGGCGACTAACATCGAGCAGATCTTTCGGTCCTTTGTGGTCAGCAAGTTCCGGGAGATccaggaggagcaggagcagcagcagcagctgggcgg gtgtAGAGGAAGATTCAGTGAAAAATACCTCTCCCTGTACAAAAAGAGGCCCCACTGACGAAGTAGAAGATGAAATTCcaagaaaaaagtcaaaaaagaacaaaaaacacaaaagcaagaagaagaagaagaaaaagaagaagaaaaggaagaaagaaaaaaaacataaaaagcagCCAAAGGAATCAAAATTAAGTGCACAGTATGGAGAGCGTGCAGATTTACAACCTGCTTCTCACTCAGAGACAGAAAAATTGGGCTCAAAGTTGATCACACGGCATGGAGGACATGCAGATTCAGATCTGGCTGGTCAAATGCAGCCAGAAGAATTGGGCACAAAATTGAGTGCAGAGTACATGGGACATTCAATTAAAAGACTCACACCTCATTTACTATCAGATTCTGAATCATCTGTGGAAAAACTTGGGAGTGAAAAAACAAACTTGGCCTTGACTGATACACATAGTACAATCAATTCAGAAACCAGTAAATTGGATACCCTGGAAGAAAATACTAGTACAATGAAAATTCAAGAGCAAGCTAATGTAAAATTATTGGTGAATAAGACTCATGAAAGTATATATCATATAGCTATTAATATGAATGCAAAGGATGAACCTTTACCAGTTAAAGACACTGAAAATGGTAATGTGTCTACCAACAGAACTGGAGTTGCTGGTAAATCTGAAATTGAAAAGGATTTGGAAGCTATTCCAGCCTCTGAGATAACTGAAGAACTAAAAGATTCAGAAGCTACTCTGGAATCAATGTGCGTGGTGGAGGTGAAAGAATTAGAAACAACCTTAGAATCTGAGACCATGGCAAAGATTAAATGTTCAGAAGCAATTCTAAAATCTCTGACTATGGCAACTTCAGAGGGTTTCGATGCCCCTCTAGAATCTGTAGCCATAGCGGAGCTGAACGCAACTGTAGAATCTGTGGCTGTGACAAATGATTTGGTAGTAACTCCAACATCTGTAGTTGTAATGGAGATGAAAGCTTTGGAAGAAACCGCAGGATCTGTTGTCATGACAGATATAAAAGATTTGGAAACAACTCTAGAAACTGTGGGTGTGGCTGAGGCAAAAAGTTTGGAAGGAGGTCTAGAATTTGTGACTGAGCCAGATGATTTGGTAGCGACTTCAAAATCTGTGGCCGAGGCAGAGGTGAATGGTTTGGAAGCAACTCAAAAATCTGCGTCTGTGGTGCAAGTGAAAGGTTCAGAAGCAGCCCTAGAACCTGTGGCCATGCAGGAAGCAAAAGATTTGGAAAGAACCCTAGAATCTGTCGCCCTGGGAAAAGGTTCACAAACAACCCTAGAACCTGTTGTGAATGCAAAAGATTTGGAAGCAGCTCTAAAATTTGTGGTGGAGATGAAAGATTTGGAAGTAACTCCAGAATCTCTGCACATGGAGGAGGTGAAAGGTGCAGAAGGAACCCTAGAATCTGTGGCTATGGCAATAGATTTGGAAGGAACCCTCAAACTTGCTCCTGTGGCAGAGGCAAAAGATTCAGATGCAGCCTCACTGTCTCCGCAAATGGAAGATATGAAAGATTCAAAAGGATTCCTAGAATCTGTGGCCATGATAAAAGGTCCAGAAGCAATCCTAGATCCCATAGGGGTGGCAGAAGGTCTAGAAACTATCCTAGAACCTGCAGGGGTGGCAGAGGAGAAAGATTTGGAAGGAATTCCAGAATCTCTGCACATACAGGATATGGACAATTCCTTAGAACCTGTAGTCATGAGAACAGGTCTGGAAGTGGCTCTAGAACATGTGGCTGTGGTGAAAAGTGCAGAAGCAACTCCACTTTCTATGCAAATGGAAGAAGTGAAAGATTTGGAAGGAGCCCTAGTAGAATCTGTGGCAGTGGCAAAAGGTTCAGAAGCAGCCCTAGAACATGTTGTCTTGGCAGAGAAGAAAGCTATGGAACCAACTTCACTATCTCTGCAAATGGAAGATGTGAAAGAGTCAGAAGGAGTCCTAGAATCTATTGCCATGGAAGAAGGCTCAGAAGCAACCCAGGGACCAGTGACAGAGGCAAAAAACTTGAAAGCAATCCTAGAATCTGTTTCGGAGGTGAGAGGTTCAGAACCAGCACCACTGTCTCTGCAGATGGAAGATGTGAAAGGTTCAGAAGGGGGTGTAAAATCTTTGGCCATAGCAAAAGGTTCAAAACCAACCCTGAAagctgtggctgtgggggagggaagaggttcAGAAGCAACTCTGCTGTCTCTGGAAATGGAGAATGTGAAAGATGATGAAGAAGCCTTGGAATCTGTGGCCAGGGCAATAGGTTCAGAACCAACCCTAGAACCTGTGGCCATTGCAGAGGCTCAAGGTCTGGAAGCAGTTCTGTCTCTGCAAATGGAGAATGTGAAAGATTCAGAAGGAGCCCTGGAATCTGTGGCCACGGCAAAAGATTTAGAGGCACCTCTAGAACCTGTGGCAGAGGTGAAAGATTCAGAAGCAATGCTTCAGTCTCTGCAAATGGAAGATGTGAAAGAATTAGAAGGAACCCTAGAATCTGTTGTGGTGACAAAAGGTTTGGAAGCAACCCTAGGGCCTGATGCGGAGGAGAAAGATGCAAAAACACCTCCACTATCTCTGCAAATAGAAGATGTGACAGAATCAGAAGGAGTTCTAGAATCTGTGTCTGTGGTGAAGTTGAAGGCTTTGGAAGCAGCCTTTGAGTCGGTAGTCATGGTAGAGGTGAAGGATTTAAATAAACCTGTACAAGCTGAGTCTGAGGTCACAGCTCAGTTTAAAGAGTTGGAAGCAATTCCCAAATTTCTGTGCATGGAGGGAGATTTGGTAATAACTCCAGAATCTGAGACAACATCAGAAGTGAAAAACTTGGAAATAATTGGACAATCTGAATCACTGGCAGAAGTGAAAGATTTGGAAAGCACCGCAGAATCTGAGGCAGTGGCCGAGTCAAAGGATTCAGAAACAACTAAAGAATCTCAGGTGGTGATGGAagtgaaatatttgaaaacaattCCACAATCCCAAGTCATGACAGAAGTGAGTGATTTGAAAATATCTCCACATACTGAGGTGGAGGTGATGAAAGGTTTTGAAACTGCTACAAAGTCTGATGCCACTATAATGGAGGTAGAAGATTCTGAATCAACTCTGGAATCTAGGGCAGTAGTAGAGGTGAAAGATCCAGAAGCCACACTGGAATCTGAGGCAATAACAGGCataaaatattctaaaaaaaTTCTAGAATCTGAGGCCACCACAGAGTTGAAACATTCAGAAGCTAGTCCAGAATCTTTACACCTGACAGACTTGAAAGATTCTGGAAAAACTCCAGAACCTGAGGTGATTATGCGAATGAAAGATTCAAAAACAACTCAAAAATCTAAGCCCATCGCTCTGGGGAAAGATTCTGAAGCTAGTCAAGAATTGCTACATGTAATGGTAAAAGATTTGCAATCAACTCCAGAACCTGAGACTGTGACAGTCGTGAAAGATTTGAAGGAAACTCTGGAGTGTGAGACAGTGGTGGCGAAAGATTTGGAAACAACCCTAAAATCTGAAGCAATCATGGATGTAAAGCATTCTAAAGCTGCTCCAGAATCTTTGTATAAAGCAAAGGTAAAGGATTCAGAAGCAGTTCCAGAATCCCTCTACTCATCGAAGGTGAAAGTTGCGGAATTAGCTCTAGAATTGGAGGCAGCAGCAAAGGTGAAGGATTTGAAAGAAACCCGAGAATCTAAAGTCATGGTAGACGTGAAAGATTTGGAAACTGCTTCAGAATCTGTGATCAGGATGAAGGTAAAAGATTTGGAAGAAATTCCAGAACGTTGGGAGTCAGTGGATGTGAAAATTTTGGAAACATCTCCGGAATCTGAGAAAACAGTGGAAGTAAAATATTCGGAAGCAACTCCAGAAGCTCAGGTGTTGACAGAGACGAAAGATTTGGAAGAAACTCTGGAATCTCTGTACACTGCAGAGGTGGAGGAGTTGGAAAAAATTACAGAATCTATGCCAATGGTAGAGGTGAAAGAATCTGAGGCTGTGATGGATTTGAAATTCTCAGCAACAACAGTAAAATCTGAGAAAACAGTGGAGGTGAAAATCTTGGAAGATACACCAGTGTCTTTGACAgtggaaaagttaaaaaattcaaaagcatGTCTAGAATTTCTGCACCCTGAGGAAATGAAAGATTTGGAAGCAGATGTAGAAGCTGAGGCTTCAACAGATCTGAAGGATATGGAAGAAACTTTGGGCCCTGCACAGGTGAAATATTCAGAAGCAGTTTTGAAATCTGTGGGAAtagcagaaagaaaacatttaggAACAACTGTAGAAAATCCTAATGCAGTGCTAGATTTGGAACCAGTTTTAAAATCTCAGCACACTGTGGATCTGAAATTTCCAGAAACTCATCAGATTCCGGAGTTAAAAGTGGAGGTGAAAGATTCTGAAGCAGCTCTAGAATCTGAGGCTATTACAGAGGTAAATGACTTGCAAGTTACTCCAGAGTCTGTGGCCATGGTGGAGGTGAAAAATTTGAAAGCAGTTCCAGATTCTCTTCACACAGTACACGTGAATAATTTGGAAGCAACTCCAGAATTTGTGGCAGCTGCAGAGATGAAAAATTTGGAAGCAGTTCCTGAATCTGTGGTGGTGCTGGCAGAAGTGAAAGATTTGGAAGTAGTTCCAGTTTCTCTGCATACTGTAGGTGTGAAAGATTTTGAAACAACTCCAGAATCTGTGGTAGTGGCTGAAGAGGTGAAAGATTTGGAAGCAGCTCTAGAAT TGGCAGCAGCGGTGAAAGATTTGGGAGCACCCCCAGAATCGATGGCGGCTGTGGCAGCGGCGGAAGTTTCAGGAGTGCCTCCAGAATCTGTGGCGGTAGTGAAGGAGAATGAtgaagatctttttaaaaaaaagaaagcataTGAAAAAAGTAACAAGAGTAgtgataaaaataaacaagatgcaaagaaattaaaaaggagTAAATCTAAATCTCTTTCACGATCCAGGAAGCGGAAAAAGAAGTCCAGGTCACGTTCTGTCtctaaacatttgaaatgtaaaagagCAAGGTCTAGGAGCAGAAACTACTCGGATTCCAGAAAGAAACATTCCACATCTTATGACAAGTCTAGATCCAGATCTGTTGAAAAAAGAAGGGGCAAAGACTCTTCCTGGAGGTCCAGACGCAGGCGCTccaggtcctctgatggtgtcaagTCAAGATCCAGATCCATTGATAAAAGGGAAGGCAAAGACTCTTCCTGGAGATCCAGACGTAGGCGCTCCAGGTCCTCTGATCATCTCAAGTCTAAATCCAGATCTGTTGAAAAAAGAGAGGGCAAAGATTCTTCACGGAGGTCTAGACGCAGACGCTCTAAGTCATCTGATCGTTTCAAGTCTAGATCCCGATCTGTTGAAAAAAGAGAGCGCAAAGATTCTTCACAGCGGTCTAGACGCAGACACTCCAAGTCCTTGGATCGTCTCAAGTCTAGATCCAGATCCAGGTCTGTTGAAAAAAAAGGGCACAAAGACTCCTCATGGAGGTCCAGACGCAGACGCTCCAAGTCCTCTGATCGTCTCAAATCTAGATCCAGATCTGTTGAAAAAAGAGAGCGCAAAGACTCTTCATGGAGGTCTAGACGCAGACGCTCTAAGTCCTCTGATCGTCTCAAGtccagatccagatccagatcttTTGAAAAAAGGGGTGGCAAAGAATCTTCCTGGAGATCCAGACGCAGACGCTCCAAGTCCTCTGATCGTTTCAAGTCCAGATCCAGATCTTTTGAAAAAAGAGGTGGCAAAGAATCTTCCTGGAGGTCCAGACGCAGACGTTCCAAGTCCTCTGATCGTCTCAAATCAAAATCCAGATCCAGATCTTTTGAAAAAAGGGGTAGCAAAGCATCTTCCTGGAGGTCTAGACGCAGACGCTCTAAGTCTTCTGATCGTCTCAAATCAAAATCCAGATCCAGATCTGTTGACAAAAGAAGTGGCAAAGAATCTTCCTGGAGGTCGAGACGCAGACGCTCCAAATCCTCCGATCGTCTCAAGTCAAGATCGAGATCTGTTGAAAAAAGAGGGGGCAGAGACTCTTCACGGAGGTCTAAACGTAGACGCTCCAAGTCCTCGGATCGTCTCAAATCTAGATCAAGATCTGTTGAAAAAAGAGGCGGCAGAGACTCTTCACGGAGGTCTAAACGTAGACGCTCCAAATCCACTGATCATCACAAGTCTAGATCCAAATCTGTTGAAAAAATAGGTAGTAAAGAGTCTTCACGGAGGTCTAAACGTAGACGTTCCAAGTCTTCTGATCGTCTCAAATCTAGGTCCAAATCTGTTGAAAAACTGGGAACCAAAGAGTCTTCATGGAGGTCCAGACGCAGATGCTCAAAATCCTTTGATGGTCTAAAGTCTAGATCTAGGTCCAAATCTGTTGAAAAAAGAGAGAGTAAGGGGTCTTCACGGAGATCTAGAAGTAAACGCTCCAAGTCTTTTGAACATCACAAATTGAGATCCAAATCTGTTGAAAGAATAGAGGTACAGGAACCTTCGCAGTGGTCTCGAAATAGCTGCTCTAAGTCTTCTGAGGGTCAAAAGTCAAGATCCAAATCTGTTGAAGAAGTAGAGGCTCAGGAGCCTTCACAGAGGTCTCGAAGTAGCCGCTCCAAGTCTTTTGAACGTCACACATCTGGATCCAAATCTGTTGAAGAAATAGAGGGAAAAGAATCTTCACCGAGGTCTCGAAGTAGCCGCTCCAAGTCTTCTGAACGTAacaaatccagatccaaatctgTTGAAGAAATAGTGGTTCAGGAGCCTTCACAGAGGTCTCGAAGTAGCCGCTCCAAGTCTTTTGAACGTCACAAGTCCAGATCCAAATCTGTTGAACAAGTGGAGGTGCGGAAGCCTTCAGGGATGTCTCAAAGTAGCCGTTCCAAGTCTTTTGAACATCTTCAGTGCAGATCCAAATCTGTTGCAGGAATAGAGGTGCAGGAGCTTTCACAAAGGTTTCGAAGTAGCCACTCCAAGTCTTCTGAATGTGTCACATCTGAATCCAAATCTGTTCAAGAAATAGAGGCTCATGAGCCTGCAGAGAGGTCTCGAAGCAGCTGCTCTAAGTCTCCTGAACTTCAAAAGTCTAGATCCAAATCTGTTGAAAAAATAGAGGGCAAAGATTCTTCACAGAGATCTCGAAGTAGCCGCTCCAGGTCTTCTGAGCGTCACAAGTCCAGATCCAAATCTGTTGAAGAAATGGAGGTTGTGGAGCCTTCACAGAGGTCTCGAAGTAGCCGCTCCAGATCTTCTGAACGTCACACGTCTAGATCCAAATCTGTTGAAAAAATAGAGGCTGAAGATTCTTCACAGAGATCTCGAAGTAGCCGCTCCAAGTCTTCTGAGCGTCACAAGTCTAGATCCAAATCTGTTGAAGAAATAGAAGTTGAGGAGCCTTCACAGAGGTCTCGAAGTAGCCGCTCCAGATCTTCTGAACGTCACACGTCTAGATCCAAATCTGTTGAAAAAATAGAGGCTGAAGATTCTTCACAGAGATCTCGAAGTAGCCGCTCCAAGTCTTCTGAGCGTCACAAGTCTAGATCCAAATCTGTTGAAGAAATAGAAGTTGAGGAGCCTTCACAGAGGTCTCGAAGTAGCCGCTCCAGATCTTCTGAACGTCACACGTCTAGATCCAAATCTGTTGAAAAAATAGAGGCTGAAGATTCTTCACAGAGATCTCGAAGTAGCCGCTCCAAGTCTTCTGAGCGTCACAAGTCTAGATCCAAATCTGTTGAAGAAATAGAAGTTGAGGAGCCTTCACAGAGGTCTCGAAGTAGCCGCTCCAGATCTTCTGAACGTCACACGTCTAGATCCAAATCTGTTGAAAAAATAGAGGCTGAAGATTCTTCACAGAGATCTCGAAGTAGCCGCTCCAAGTCTTCTGAGCGTCACAAGTCTAGATCCAAATCTGTTGAAGAAATAGAAGTTGAGGAGCCTTCACAGAGGTCTCGAAGTAGCCGCTCCAGATCTTCTGAACGTCACACATCTAGATCCAAATCTGTTGAAAAAATAGAGGTTAAAGATTCTTCACAGAGATCTCGAAGTAGCCGCTCTAAGTCTTCTGAGCGTCACAAGTCTAGATCCAAATCTGTTGAAGAAATAGAAGTTGAGGAGCCTTCACAGAGGTCTCGAAGTAGCCGCTCCAGATCTTCTGAACGTCCCACGTCTAGATCCAAATCTGTTGAAAAAATAGAGGTCAAAGATTCTTCACAGAGCTCTCGAAGTAGCCGCTCCAAGTCTTCTGAATGTCACAAGTCTAGATCCAAATCTGTTGAAGAAATAGAGGTTGAGGAGCCTTCAGAGAGGTCTCGAAGTAGCTGCTCCAAATCTTCCGAGCGTCACAAGTCCAGATCCAAATCTGTTGAAGAAATGGAGGTTGTGGAGCCTTCACAGAGGTCTCGAAGTAGCCGCTCCAGATCTTCTGAACGTCACACGTCTAGATCCAAATCTGTTGAAAAAATAGAGGCCAAAGATTCTTCACAGAGATCCCGAAGTAGCCGCTCCAAGTCTTCTGAGCGTGACAAGTCTAGATCCAAATCTGTTGAAGAAATGGAGGTTGTGGAGCCTTCACAGAGGTCTCGAAGTAGCCGCTCCAGATCTTCTGAACGTCACACGTCTAGATCCAAATCTGTTGAAAAAATAGAGGCCAAAGATTCTTCACAGAGATCCCGAAGTAGCCGCTCCAA ATCTTCTGAACGTCACATGTCTAGATCCAAATCTGTTGAAAAAATAGAGGCTAAAGATTCTTCACAGAGATCTCGAAGTAGCCGCTCCAAGTCTTCTGAGCGTCACAAGTCTAGATCCAAATCTGTTGAAGAAATAGAAGTTGAGGAGCCTTCACAGAGGTCTCGAAGTAGCCGCTCCAGATCTTCTGAACGTCACAC ATCTAGATCCAAATCTGTTGAAGAAATAGAGGTTGAGGAGGCTTCACAGAGGTTTCGAAATAGCCGCTCCAAGTCTTCTGAGCGTCACAAGTCCAGATCCAAATCTGTTGAAGAAATAGAGGTTGAGGAGCCTTCACCGAGGTCTCGTAGTAGCCGCTCTAGATCTTCTGAACTTCACAAGTCCAGATCCAAATCTGTTCAAGAAATAGAGGTTGAGGAGCCTTCACAGAGATCTCGAAGTAGCCGCTCCAGATCTTCTGAACGTCACAAGTCCAGATCCAAATCTGTTGAAGAAATAGAGGTTGAGGAGCCTTCACAGAGATCTCGAAGTAGCCGCTCCAAATCTTCTGAACGTCACAAGTCCAGATCCAAATCTGTTGAGGAAATGGAGGTTCAGGAGCCTTCACAGAGATCTCGAAGTAGCCGCTCCAAATCTTCTGAACGTCACAAGTCCAGATCCAAATCTGTTGAGGAAATAGAGATTCAGGATCCTTCACAGAGGGGTCAAAGGAGCCGCTCCAGATCTTCTGAACGTCACACGTCTAGATCCAAATCTGTTGAAAAAATTGAGGGCAAAGATTCTTCACAGAAGTCTCAGAGTAGCCGCTCCAAGTCTCCTGAACTTCAAAAGTCTAGGTCCAAATCTGTTGAAAAAATAAAGGGCAAAGATTCTTCACAGAAGTCTCGGAGTAGCCGCTCCAAGTCTCCTGAACTTCAAAAGTCTAGATCCAAATCTGTTGAAAAAATAAAGGGCAAAGATTCTTCACAGAAGTCTCGGAGTAGCCGCTCCAAGTCTCCTGAACTTCAAAAGTCTAGATCCAAATCTGTTGAAAAAATAAAGGGCAAAGATTCTTCACAGAAGTCTCGGAGTAGCCGCTCCAAGTCTCCTGAACTTCAAAAGTCTAGATCCAAATCTGTTGAAAAAATAAAGGGCAAAGGTTCTTCACAGAGGTTTCGGAGTAGCCGCTCCAAGTCTCCTGAACTTCAAAAGTCTAGATCAAAATCTGTTGAAAAAATAAAGGGCAAAGTGTCTTCACAAAGGTCTAGAAGAAAACGCTCCAAGTCTTCTGAACGTCACAAGTCTAGATCCAAATCAGTTGAAAAAGTAGAAGGCAAAGAGTCTTCACAGAGGTCTAGAAATAAGCACTCTAAATCCTCTGAGCGCAAATTGCAAAAACATGATAGCGAATTGCGGTCTAGACGAAATCGGTCTCGGTCAGTAACACGTAAAAGACTGTCAAAATCTAAATCTAATCATCGGTCTCGGACACGCTCCCTGTCACGTTCAAGACACAGGAGGAGGACTCGGTCTAGATCAGTGTCAAAAAGGAGACGGTCTTTATCAAGAGAGAGACACAAAAGATCTCAAAGGAACAGATCACGGTCTGCTGATCGAAGAAGAAGGAGATCAAACTCAAGGGATCACCGAATAGTGCTCAGGTTACGGACCAGAAGTCGAACACCTATTCGACGAAAACGGTCTAGGTCTGTGGGAAGAAGACGAAGCTCTAGCAAATCACCAGTTCGACTAAGGAGATCAAGATCACCTGGGAGGAGAAGATGTTATAGCAGATCACCTGATCGTCAAAGAAGGTCCAGGTCATCCGATAAGTTTTCTAGCAGATCACCTAAACGTCTTACAGACTTAG ACAAGGCCCAGCTACTTGAAATAGCCAAAGCTAATGCAGCTGCCATGTGTGCTAAGGCTGGTGTCCCCTTACCACCAAGCCTACTGCCTATTATAGCTCCAGCAAAGAAGGAGGAGAAAGTTACTCAGAAGTCAGCAAGAGATACAATAAAGGAGCTCACTGAG